One segment of Solanum lycopersicum chromosome 1, SLM_r2.1 DNA contains the following:
- the LOC138340887 gene encoding uncharacterized protein, with protein MTTLIYKAAVTTLDEDLASQIKRKKEVEMETESLRKRLNLLRLEIHEGKAREAKIDIETVVLSARSAALDEELATHGNLKGGKYLARDQGANHSGPGCEVIEEDDEEKIVYKPPFPTLADHHYFTRSKGRADSFPGSNANTDMGDNNEQISLTDVVVAQPTVAEQNKLIAQLMQQIADMRNVPSPSLAPPLPKRTTFQIPVPVEHEVHGSELDHYEEQEREWRAREEAKVDIKEEIRRAMRELQCTPDVAGLSYAELCIHPDLNLPEGFKIPKFDTFGGIGNPMAHLRAYCDQLVGVGKDEALLMRLFSRSLCGEALEWFTSHETRQWPSWSALAKDFIDRFAYNVEIVPDRYSLEKMKQKPTESYREFAYRWRKEAARVRPPMTEKEIVEVFVRVQEPEYYDRIILLIGAKFAEIVKVGETIEDGLKSGKIARVSASPGSSGLPSYQAPFPAYQIQTPAYQNPHPNYQAPMPNYQINPHPRAQAPRPNAHNYQQVPPPQQSGYDPPRPRFEKRPSRKFTTLAESWTKLFERLVADGYIHPVGPKPVDVNSKFYRPDQRCAYHSNSVGYDMEDCINLKRKIQELIDQEVVFLQPAAPNVNTNPLPNHGGGNINMIETDEDELEAKRITPVVQEDLERAVASLSVKERREFVILTPAKAVALVPSKTLPKPKFVIETVVAQGMTRSGRCYTPDELALGGQKKDHAKRPISEGEAEEFWRRMQPKDYSIVKHLEKTPAQISVWALLMSSQSHRQALMKALDDTYVPSGMSSDNVAAMIHRVIQGHRISFCDDELPAEGRAHNKALHITVVCRGKIVNRVLVDDGSGLNICPLSTLKQLRFDLGKLEKNQVNVRAFDGVQIETLGAVNLTIQMGPAEFEEKFKVLDIDTSYNLLLGRPFIHTAGAVPSTLHQMIKLV; from the exons ATGACCACGCTGATCTACAAAGCTGCGGTCACGACCTTGGATGAAGATCTAGCGTCgcagataaaaagaaagaaggaggTCGAGATGGAAACTGAGAGCCTAAGGAAAAGGTTGAATTTGCTTCGTTTGGAGATACACGAAGGAAAGGCGAGAGAAGCGAAGATAGATATTGAGACTGTCGTGTTGTCGGCCAGAAGTGCGGCACTCGACGAGGAATTGGCGACCCATGGCAACCTAAAGGGCGGAAAATACCTCGCCCGTGATCAAGGAGCAAATCACAGTGGCCCCGGCTGTGAAGTAATTGAGGAGGACGATGAAGAAAaaatcgtctacaagcctccatttccgact CTAGCAGATCACCACTACTTTACCAGATCAAAAGGTCGcgcagattccttccccggATCAAACGCAAATACAGACATGGGCGACAACAATGAACAAATCAGCCTCACAGATGTCGTGGTGGCTCAGCCCACCGTGGCAGAGCAAAATAAGCTTATTGCGCAGCTGATGCAGCAAATAGCTGACATGAGG AACGTCCCAAGCCCTTCCTTAGCTCCACCCCTCCCCAAAAGAACCACTTTTCAAATCCCTGTCCCAGTCGAGCATGAGGTGCACGGCTCCGAGTTGGACCACTACGAGGAGCAAGAAAGAGAGTGGAGGGCGAGGGAAGAAGCGAAGGTAGACATAAAGGAGGAGATCAGGAGGGCAATGAGGGAATTGCAATGTACTCCAGACGTCGCCGGGTTAAGCTACGCAGAACTATGCATCCACCCAGACTTGAACCTGCCTGAAGGGTTCAAGATCCCGAAGTTTGATACCTTCGGCGGGATAGGCAACCCCATGGCACACCTCAGAGCGTATTGTGAccaactcgtgggagttggtAAAGATGAAGCCTTGCTGATGAGGTTATTCAGCCGGAGCCTGTGCGGTGAAGCCCTAGAGTGGTTCACGTCACATGAGACTCGACAATGGCCCAGTTGGAGTGCACTAGCTAAGGATTTCATCGACAGATTCGCATACAACGTCGAGATAGTTCCTGATCGGTACTccttggagaagatgaagcagaagCCCACAGAAAGCTATCGAGAATTCGCGTACAGGTGGAGGAAAGAGGCGGCAAGGGTGAGGCCTCCGATGACAGAAAAAGAGATTGTGGAGGTTTTCGTGCGGGTGCAGGAGCCCGAGTATTATGACAGGATCATCTTGTTAATCGGCGCCAAATTCGCCGAAATAGTCAAAGTGGGTGAGACTATTGAAGATGGCCTGAAGTCGGGGAAGATAGCCCGAGTGTCTGCATCGCCTGGATCCTCTGGACTG CCAAGCTATCAAGCGCCGTTCCCCGCATATCAAATACAAACCCCAGCATATCAAAACCCCCATCCAAATTACCAAGCCCCAATGCCAAACTACCAAATAAATCCCCATCCCAGAGCCCAAGCTCCACGACCAAATGCCCACAATTACCAACAAGTCCCTCCCCCTCAGCAAAGCGGTTATGATCCTCCCCGTCCGAGATTTGAAAAAAGGCCTTCAAGGAAATTTACCACACTTGCTGAAAGCTGGACCAAACTATTTGAGAGGCTAGTCGCAGAtggatacatccaccctgtgggGCCTAAACCCGTGGATGTCAATTCAAAGTTCTACAGGCCAGATCAAAggtgtgcttatcattccaacagtgttggaTATGACATGGAAGATTGCATCAACCTTAAGCGCAAAATCCAAGAACTGATCGATCAGGAGGTAGTTTTTCTTCAACCGGCGGCGCCAAACGTCAACACGAATCCGTTGCCAAATCATGGGGGtggaaacatcaacatgatagaAACTGACGAAGATGAGCTTGAAGCCAAGAGAATTACTCCTGTTGTTCAGGAAGACTTGGAAAGGGCTGTCGCTTCTTTAAGCGTCAAGGAAAGGAGGGAGTTTGTTATTCTGACACCTGCAAAggctgttgccttggtgcccTCAAAGACTCTCCCCAAACCTAAGTTTGTGATAGAAACGGTCGTGGCTCAAGGCATGACTAGGTCCGGAAGGTGTTACACTCCTgatgagcttgctctcggaggacaGAAGAAGGACCATGCTAAGAGGCCGATAAGCGAGGGGGAAGCAGAAGAGTTCTGGAGAAGGATGCAACCGAAGGACTATTCCATCgtcaaacatttagagaagaCTCCGGCTCAGATATCTGTGTGGGCCCTGCTGATGAGCTCTCAGTCCCACAGGCAGGCCTTAATGAAAGCTCTTGATGATACATACGTGCCCTCAGGTATGAGCAGCGACAATGTAGCTGCTATGATTCACCGAGTCATTCAGGGACACCGCATCAGCTTCTGCGATGATGAACTGCCGGCTGAAGGGAGGGCCCACAACAAAGCTCTACACATCACCGTGGTATGCCGCGGAAAGATCGTCAACCGTGTTTTGGTGGACGACGGATCTGGCCTAAACATATGCCCCTTGTCTACGCTGAAGCAGCTGAGGTTTGACCTCGGAAAGTTGGAGAAAAACCAGGTCAATGTGAGAGCATTCGATGGTGTGCAGATAGAGACGTTAGGAGCGGTGaatttgaccatccaaatgggcccTGCAGAGTTCGAGGAAAAGTTCAAGGTGTTGGATATCGACACCAGCTACAACCTCCTTTTGGGCAGGCCATTCATTCACACGGCTGGAGCCGTCCCCTCCACTCTCCACCAAATGATAAAACTGGTGTAG